From the Melopsittacus undulatus isolate bMelUnd1 unplaced genomic scaffold, bMelUnd1.mat.Z mat_scaffold_564_arrow_ctg1, whole genome shotgun sequence genome, one window contains:
- the LOC115947345 gene encoding hydrocephalus-inducing protein homolog encodes MVKITNTGHFPASFRVDGYVLYNTGFSVCLERVKHLPSCESKTFEVCFDPQSANVPLGKVDVLLPIKVRGGPTFQVRLRAMVAEPSLCVSRDRLEFSAVQCGQCQEETIQLHNTFQVPCKWSISMTDPVQEVDKHLPVSEHQKLLEEMKSVPCGFEVLPSAGSLAPGQQCHVQVRFSPTEEKCYRGELQIQICQSSQRLQVPVLGRGLEPRLESIPAELELGTPYRHQKMTTAPTACCCLRVPRERS; translated from the exons atggtGAAGATCACCAACACCGGGCACTTCCCTGCATCTTTCCGTGTCGATGGATATGTCCTGTATAACACAG gcttCAGCGTGTGCCTGGAGCGTGTGAAGCACCTGCCCTCCTGTGAGAGCAAGACATTTGAAGTGTGCTTCGACCCACAAAGTGCCAACGTGCCCCTGGGAAAAGtggatgtgctcctgcccatcaag GTCAGAGGAGGCCCCACATTCCAGGTCCGCCTCCGTGCCATGGTGGCTGAGCCGTCCCTCTGCGtgtccagggacaggctggagttctctgctgtccagtgtgggcagtgccaggaagaaaccatccagctccacaacACGTTCCAGGTCCCCTGTAAATGGTCCATCAGcatgactgatcctgttcaggAG GTGGACAAACATCTGCCAGTGAGCGagcaccagaagctgctggaggagatgaagtctgtgccctgtggctttgaggtgctgccctcagctggaagcctcgctccaggacagcagtgccacGTCCAAGTCCGTTTTTCACCCACGGAAGAG aagtgctaccGGGGCGAGCTGCAGATCCAGATTTGCCAGAGCAGCCAACGCCTGCAGGTGCCGGTCTTGGGACGTGGTCTGGAGCCACGGCTGGAGTCCATCCccgcagagctggagctggggac CCCCTACAGACACCAAAAAATGACAACAGCCCCAACAGCTTGTTGCTGCCTCCGTGTGCCCCGGGAGAGAAGCTGA
- the LOC117438704 gene encoding hydrocephalus-inducing protein homolog yields the protein MRPKEGIKMKVDVVDPPGKVVKLGNVCIGQTVKKMVTVANKSAAPLTFKLRVTSTVPELQEAGVLCLKPSKDLKLKGRGDTCKVEVTFSPKRRMQPFSGEVLLECRGLVRSLCVVRGSCQGSLVSLDQDQLSFGAVVQQSYTCRRVVMRNAGDTRVRFMWTWRASSQTFPSAPQRLSQAVQYEGLRCFIQGSEALRLTLAGSCVEAPGPKR from the exons ATGAGGCCCAAGGAAggcataaaaatgaag GTTGACGTTGTGGATCCACCAGGAAAGGTGGTGAAGCTGGGAAACGTCTGCATTGGACAGACGGTGAAGAAGATGGTCACCGTAGCCAACAAGAGTGCAGCCCCTCTCACCTTTAAGCTGAGGGTCACGTCCACCGTGCCAGAGTTGCAGGAAGCTGGG gttctgtgcttgaagcccagcaaggatctaaagctgaagggcagaggagacacCTGCAAAGTGGAGGTGACCTTCTCCCCGAAGCGCCGCATGCAGCCGTTCAGcggggaagtgctgctggagtgccGCGGGCTGGTGCGCTCCCTCTGTGTGGTGCGGggctcctgccagggcagcctcgTGAGCCTGGACCAGgaccagctcagctttggagCCGTGGTGCAGCAGAGCTACACGTGCCGGCGCGTCGTCATGCGGAACGCGGGCGACACGAGAGTCAG GTTTATGTGGACGTGGAGAGCTTCAAGCCAGACTTTTCCATCAGCCCCACAAAGG ctgagccaggctgtccAGTACGAGGGGCTGCGGTGCttcatccagggcagtgaggcgCTGCGGCTTACGCTGGCAGGATCCTGCGTGGAGGCCCCTGGCCCAAAGAGGTAa